From Kitasatospora sp. MAP12-44:
CGGCAGGGTCCGCGCGATGACCTCGGTCGAGCGGCCGGTGCCGGCGCCGAGGTCCAGCACCGGCCCGTGGCCCGTGTCGGTCCCGGCGAGCGCCGCCGCGAGCAGCGGATCGCTCTGCGTCCAGCGCTGCACTCCGACCAGGTCGTAGAACTCGGCGGTGGGAGAGTAGTAGTCGATCACTTTTGCGCATTCCTCCGTGAACGTGAAGACGTGAAGACGTGAAGAAGCCGACAGGCGGGATCAGCGGGCAGCCGGCACCGGGAGCAGGCAGGCGGCGAGCGCCGCCAGCACGCGCTCGCGGTGCGGCACCAGGTAGAAGTGGTCGCCGGGGAAGGTCCGCAGCGCGAACGGGCCGGTGGTGCAGTGGGCCCAGTCCCGGGCCTGGTCGAGGGTCAGCTCGGTGTCGTGCTCGGCGGCGAACGCGGTCACCGGGCAGCCGAGCAGCCGGCCGGGCGCCGGGCGGTAGGTCTCGATGAGCTGGTAGTCGGCCCGGATCACCGGCGCCAGCAGCTGCCACAGCTCGGCGTCCGCGAGCAGCAGCCGGCTGCTGCCGCCCAGCCGCGCGAGCTCCGCCCGCAGGGCCTCGTCGCCGCCCAGGTGGACCGTCCCGGCGACTACGTGCTCGACCGGCTCGCGTGCGGAGACGACCAGGTGGACGGGCTCGGGCCGGCCGCGGTCGGCCGAGCGCAGCGCCACCTCGTGCGCGAGGGCGGCGCCCATGCTGTGGCCGAACAGCGCGAGCGGACGGTCGTCGAGGCCGGCCAGCTCGTCCGCGAGCGCGTCGGCCGTCGCGCTCAGGTCGGTGAGCAGCGGTTCGGTGAACCGGTCCTCCCGGCCGGGGTACTGGACGGCCAGCAGCTCGATCCACGGCGGCAGCAGCTCGGGCCAGCCGCGGAACGCTCCGGCGCCGCTGCCCGCGTGCGGGAAGCAGACCAGCCGTACGGTGGCGGCCGGGCGGGGCCGGTAGCAGCGCAGCCAGGGGCTGGAGGTCATGCGGGCTCCATGGTCAGGTCGGCGGGGTGGACGGGCGGGGTGTGCGTTCCGCTGATCAGCTCGGGCCTGCCGAGACGGGTCGTCAGGTCCAGCCACATCCGGCTGACCGTCAGGGTGTACTGGCCGCCTGGTGACGCCTGGCCGTCCTCGGCGATCGCCGCGCGCAGCTCGTCCAGCGCCAGGCGGACGGCGGCCGGCCAGAGTTCGCCGAAGGTGCGGCGGAACGGCTGCGGCTGCTCGGCGCCCAGCAGGGTGGTGGTCGGCTGGTCCAGGTGCCCGGTGCCGGGGCCGTCCAGCGCGAGCTGCCCGTCCGCGTCCCGGCCGACGTGCAGCCGCGGGCTCCACAGCACCGGGCCGTGGGTGTCGGCGAGCGTGAGCGTGCCGGCGTCGGTGCCCAGCGAGACGCGGTGCAGCAGGTGCGCGTGGTTGTCGGGGTCGCCCGGGTCGAGCTGGTTCTGCACCCGCAGGGTGAGCGGCACCCCGGCGATCACCCCGTGCACCAGCCGGAAGGGCACCGGCACGCCGGTGGCGGCCCGCACCTCGGCGACCGGCGCCGGATCGGTGAACGCCCACGGGCCGAGCCCGCCCAGCGCCCGCCCGAGGATGTCCAGCAGGGGGAAGAGCACCTGGCTCGAACACGCGGCATCCACGAACTGGACGGTCCGCAGGGCCCGCAGTGACCGGGCGGCGGCCAGGAAGCGGCGCACCGGTTCCACGTGCGGGTAGAAGGAGTTGAGCCGGTAGCGCACGCCGTACGTACGCGCCAGGCGCAGGCAGGCCGCGACCTCGTCCGGGTGGGCCGGCTGCTCCTGGAGCACGTGCACGCCCCGCGCGAGCAGCGCCTGCGCCAACTCGCCGCCCGGACCGCCTGCCACCGCCGAGCGGACCACCACGCAGGCCACGTCGGTGTCCTCGGGGAGCTGGTCGACCCGCGTGTAGTACGGCACGCCGTACTCCGCCGCGCAGGCGCGCGAGCGCGCACCGCCGCCGGCCAGCACCCCCGTCAGCTCGAAGGGCGACGCCGGCGGGGCGGTCCGCAGGGCCTCCAGGTAGAACCGGCCGAACACCGTTCCGCAGACCACCGTGCGCAGCGCGCCCGGCGCCGACCCGGTCACAACGCACCTACGGAGGTGGCGAGTTCGACCGGTCCGTAGGAGACGTCCAGGGTCGCCCCGGCCGTTGCGGCGGCCCGGCCGACGGTCGTCTCGGGGTCCAGCACCTCGGCCGCGAAGTGCAGCCCGGCCGGGACCTCGCCGGCCAGCGTGGCGGCCACCGCCAGCGCGCCGACGGCGGCGGTGAGCCGGTAGCTGTCGCCGGTGCCGAGCACGGCGGTGACCGCCCCGGCCGGCGACTCCAGCGCGAACACCATGCGGTAGTACGGTCGGTGGCCCGCCAGGTCCAACTCGGCCGCGGTGACCAGCCGGTCGGCGGCATCCTGGAGCGGGGCCCCGCCACCGGCCAGGGCCGCGAGCACGGCCGGCACCCGGTGGCCCGGGAACACGTTGTACCAGTCGAGTTCGTCCAGGCCCAGCGCCAGGGCGAGCCGCTCGGACTCCGTGCTCAGGTAGGGGTGCAGGGCCACCGGGGCGGGGAAGAAGGGCAGTTGGGCCGCGTCCTGGGCGCACAGCGCCCGGCTGACCCGGCGGCCCGCGCGCCAGGCCGCCCGCGACTCGCCAAATGGGAGCAGCACCTCGGCCGGATCGCCGCCAGTACCAAGTGAGAGCACCAGGTCGGCCGCCACGGTCCGGCTGCACCGCTCAAGACCGCCCGCCCACACCGTCAACCGCCCGCCGGCGCCGGGCCGTTGCTCGCAGAGCCAGCGCGGCAGCAGCCCGGACAGCCCCGGCAGCATGCCCGCCGACAGCACCGCGCTGCGCCCGAGCGCCGCCAGGTCCGTGCCGCGCAGCTGCTCGTACGCCGGGTCGTCGCCCGCGACGTCCACATAGTCGGCCCCGGCGGCGAGCGCCGCCAGGGCGACCCGCCCCCGCACCTCGTACGACGGCCCCGCGCAGTTCAGCACGACCGCGCAGCCCGCGCAGAACGCCGCCAGGCTCGCGGCGTCCGCCAGATCCACCGCGACCGTCTCGACCGTCTCGACCGAGCTGGTGGCCAGCTGGGAGGCGACCGCCGCCAACGCGTCGACCCGCCGCCCGCCCAGGCGCAGCCGCCGGACCCCGTGCCCGCCCAGCGCGGCCGCCGCGGCCCGGCCGACCACGCCCGAGGCGCCCAGCACCCCGACCGGCCCGGACCCGCTCACGCGGCGCCACCGCCGAGCTCCAGCAGCCCGCGCACCGCCGCCGCCCGCGAGCCGGCCATGCACCCGAAGTGGTCGCCGGCGATGTCCCGCACGCGCAGCTCGCCCAGGCAGACGCGCTGCCAGTAGGCGCTCATGTCCTCCTGCAAACCGGGCAGGAAGCCGTATGTCCCGGTGTGCCGCAGGAAGGTGATGTCCCCGACGTAGGGGTCCGGCCGGTAGCGGGTGACCGCGAACAGGCTGTGCCGGAAGATCTGGTACTGCCGGGCGAGTTGGCCGCGGTCCAGCGGCGATCGGTGGCCGCCGCCACCAGCCGTCGGCAGCAGCTCGGCGGCCTGCGCGATGGCCGCCAGCCGCTCCTCGGGAGAGCGCCCGGCCAGCCGGGCGAAGGCCTCGCCGACCGCCGCCGAGTCGCCGCCGAGGGCGGCCAGCGCACCGGCGCCGAGCCGCCCTGGCGTGCTCGCGAGCACGGTGTCGATGGCCCGGCCCAGCGCCGCCGCGTCCGCCGGGAAGCCGACCGCACCCGGGTCCACGCCCAGCGAGAGCGCGAAGGTGTACTCGGCAAGCAGGTCCTCGTGCACCTCGAAGGCGGGCCGGTAGCAGCTGATAACGGTCAGCTGCTCGACCTCGGCCCCGCCCTCGGCGAGCGCTCTGGCCACCTCCGTGGCGATCAGCCCGCCCATGCAGTAGCCGACCACCTGGAAGCGCCGCTCGTCCCCGGCCAGCAGCTGCCGGGCGTACTCCCCGCCCAGCCGGCTGATCAGCAGCGCCGGGTCCGACTCCAGGTAGCGGGCCGGGGAGCCGGCCTCAAGCCCGATCAGCGAGCCGGTCGCGGGCCGCCTGCGGTACTCCTCCAGCAGGGCCTGGTACGGCAGCAGCGTGCCGCTCCCGTCGTGCACCAGGACGGTGGTCGGCGCGTCCGTCCGGCCCGCGCGCAGCAGGGTCGGCGCGCCCGGGCGGTCGTCGCCCCGGGCCGGCGGGCCGGCGGCGGCCGCGCCGCGCAGGAAGCCCGCGAGCGCCGCCACGGTCGGGCGCTGCAGCATCTGGCGCAGCAGCTGCTCCCACTCCACCCCGGCGGCCGCCGGTTCGCTCTCCCTGAGCCGTCCGACCAGTCGGGCCACCAGCAGCGAATCGCCGCCGAGCTTGAAGAAGTCGTCGTCCCGGCCGACTCCGGTGCGCTCCAGCACCTCGCCCCAGAGCGCGGCGATCCGGCGTTCGAGCTCGTCGGCCGGCTCCGCCGACGCGACCGCGACCGCCTGGCGGCCGGGCGCGGCGGGCTCGGGCAGCCGTCCGCGCAGCAGCGCCCGGTCGATCTTGCCGTTGGGGGTGAGCGGGAAGGCGTCCAGGATCTCCAGGTGGGCCGGCAGCATGTGCTCGGGCAGCAGGTCGGCGAGATGGCGGGTCAGCTCGCCGTGGGTCAGCCGGGCCCGATCGGTCTTCACCCGGGAGAAGAACAGCTGCTGCCCGGCCTGGGCCAGCACGTCGTCCGGCGCGGGGAAGCAGAACTGCAGGTCGGCGCCGGCCTGTTCGAGCAGCCCGGTCCACTGGTGGTGGGTCAGGAAGGTCTGGTCGGCCGCCTCCCGCAGGTCGGTGAAGCCGCCGCTCAGCCCGTCGACGAACTCCATCGACACCAGCAGCGGGTGGCGTTCCACGGTGGCCTCCATGAACACCAGCCACCCGCCCGGCGCCAGCAGCTCGCGCAGCCGGCTCAGCGCCAGCGCGGCGTCCTTGGCGTTGTGCAGGACGTTGGCGCAGAGGATCACGTCGAAGCCGTTGGCCGCCAGGCCCTGCCCGGCGGCGTCCGCGTTGACGTCGAAGAGCCCGTAGCGTACCCAGGGGTAGGGCTCGAAGCGCTTGCGGGCCTCGCCCAGGAAGAACTGCGAGATGTCGGTGAAGAGGTAGTCCACCTCGAAGCCGGCGAGCGCCGGGATCAGGTCGGTGCTGGTGCCCCCGACACCCGCGCCGACCTCCAGGATCCGCAGCGGACCGGGCGCCGCGTGCGAGGCGGCCAGCTCGCGCAGGCCGGCCACGGCGACCTGGTTGAGCGTGCGGCTCACCAGGTTGTCCCGGTACGCGGCCTCGGCCACGTCCAGGTTGCCCTGCGGGAAGAGCAGTTCGAGCGGGTCCTCCTCGCCGCGCAGCAGCTCGGGCAGGTGCTCGCTGCTGGTGCGCACCAGGCGCAGCAGGTCGGCGCCGTAGTCCAGCCGGCGGCCCAACTCCTCGACGCGCTGCCAGCCCTGCTCCGGGTCCACCGGGTCGGTGGCCGGCAGCCCGCTGTAGCGGCCGGTGGCCGGATCGTGGCGCAGCCGGCCCGCGCGGGTGAGCGCGCGCAGC
This genomic window contains:
- a CDS encoding alpha/beta fold hydrolase; its protein translation is MTSSPWLRCYRPRPAATVRLVCFPHAGSGAGAFRGWPELLPPWIELLAVQYPGREDRFTEPLLTDLSATADALADELAGLDDRPLALFGHSMGAALAHEVALRSADRGRPEPVHLVVSAREPVEHVVAGTVHLGGDEALRAELARLGGSSRLLLADAELWQLLAPVIRADYQLIETYRPAPGRLLGCPVTAFAAEHDTELTLDQARDWAHCTTGPFALRTFPGDHFYLVPHRERVLAALAACLLPVPAAR
- a CDS encoding Gfo/Idh/MocA family oxidoreductase; translated protein: MTGSAPGALRTVVCGTVFGRFYLEALRTAPPASPFELTGVLAGGGARSRACAAEYGVPYYTRVDQLPEDTDVACVVVRSAVAGGPGGELAQALLARGVHVLQEQPAHPDEVAACLRLARTYGVRYRLNSFYPHVEPVRRFLAAARSLRALRTVQFVDAACSSQVLFPLLDILGRALGGLGPWAFTDPAPVAEVRAATGVPVPFRLVHGVIAGVPLTLRVQNQLDPGDPDNHAHLLHRVSLGTDAGTLTLADTHGPVLWSPRLHVGRDADGQLALDGPGTGHLDQPTTTLLGAEQPQPFRRTFGELWPAAVRLALDELRAAIAEDGQASPGGQYTLTVSRMWLDLTTRLGRPELISGTHTPPVHPADLTMEPA
- a CDS encoding saccharopine dehydrogenase NADP-binding domain-containing protein, whose amino-acid sequence is MSGSGPVGVLGASGVVGRAAAAALGGHGVRRLRLGGRRVDALAAVASQLATSSVETVETVAVDLADAASLAAFCAGCAVVLNCAGPSYEVRGRVALAALAAGADYVDVAGDDPAYEQLRGTDLAALGRSAVLSAGMLPGLSGLLPRWLCEQRPGAGGRLTVWAGGLERCSRTVAADLVLSLGTGGDPAEVLLPFGESRAAWRAGRRVSRALCAQDAAQLPFFPAPVALHPYLSTESERLALALGLDELDWYNVFPGHRVPAVLAALAGGGAPLQDAADRLVTAAELDLAGHRPYYRMVFALESPAGAVTAVLGTGDSYRLTAAVGALAVAATLAGEVPAGLHFAAEVLDPETTVGRAAATAGATLDVSYGPVELATSVGAL